The following nucleotide sequence is from Synechococcus sp. KORDI-52.
CACTCTCTCGACCTCAATAAGCAAAGGTGAAGCGACACAGATGAAGGCTGTAAAGCGATTAGTCCCAGTGACGGCAAAACCAATGCCTGCCGTGCCCCTGCGTTGCCTAGGCTTGAAGGCTGTTTACAAACTCTCCATAACGCTGAACCAGGGGACAGAACTCTGTAAATAAGGGCTCGTTGATCTCAAAGAGCACGAACTGCTCAGCTCGAGCCAAGCAGCAACGTATCCCGCACGATTGAGCCATGTAGTGGGCACAGGTCATGGGCTGACTCCACACCCATCAAATTCTCTTGGCGATGGTTGCTGCACTAATGAGTGTGGAAAGAGGATTCTCTGAATCTCAGATGAGGCACCTGTTTTCAAATTGTTCATGTTGCATCCCAACAAAGCAACAATTTGATTGAATCCGTTGTGTTTATATTAAGAGAAATGCTTCTTGTCGAGAACACATGTCTCAAAATCTCGGATTCAGTTAGCGCTTTTACCGCTTCATCGGCATCGGCCCAGGCGAGCAGCAGCCTGTTGTTCAGATCTTCAAGAGAAAGGGGCAACGAGCAACTTATTCTCCCAGCTTTTGATCATTCGGTGCTCCTTGATTGCGTTCATTGCTTTGCTGGATAGGTGAAGTTCGCATGGCACTTTTGTGCCGTGGCGCTTCGTCAAGCAGAATGTAGGTTCTCAATAAACTTAATCCGGCGGTTAGGTATAAAAGAAATTCGGCCCATTCTTGGTCGATGTTAATCACAAGGTTAGTGCCTGATTCTGTTGCAACAAAATATGATAATCCTGCGGCGCAGAAGAGTAGGGGCCAGAAGTATTTGGGGATCACGAATGCGTTAAGTGGCATTGTCTTTTTGCTATTCATCTTGTGTTTATGTAAGGGAATCGGGGGTCGCCAGAGCACCAAGGCAAGGGCTACGACCGAAACCAAGAAAAGATTGAGGTCAAGGTGGTTTTGGAAGAGCTCGAGATTATGAAGTGTTGTTTGATTTTGAGCGTTAACAGCAGCGATGCTGTTTGGCGTTTTCCATCCAAATAAAATTTGTCCCCAAGCAATTTCTTCGAGGCCAACAAAAAGCATGAGGCAAGAAGTTATTCCATAAACCACAGCATGTAAATGCATTGCAAAACGCTTTCTTAGGTCTTTTGAAATTAGCCAAGAGACCCATGCAGATGTAAAAAGAATCAAAGCTTGTAAATACTCCAGGATGCCCCCCTCTCCGAGAAGGCGTTTATAGCGATAAACATCTTGAACAGAAACCTTGAGCAAAACAACACAGCCCATAATGCTCAATGCAAGCACAAGCATGAGAAAGGACCGTCTTGCTTGAGCCTTAGGGCTGATTTCTGAAAGTAAGGACGTCAAAAGAGCTGACGTTTGGAACACCCGTCCTAACGCAACCAAGATCAAACCAGCTGCTCCAAGCTGCAACTCGGGCCAGGGGGAAACATCAAGCCAGAAAGCGCTAACAAATTTGTAGAGTGATACTCCAAGAACAATGAATCCAAAACATACGAAAGTTCGCCCGCAGATGTTCTGTAAAGTCTTTTGTCTGATCAAGCCCTCAGATGGTCGGTCTGCATCGGAATGATCAACCTCAGAATCTGGGCTAGGGGGGCGTTTCACGGGGCAGTGACCTGCTGTTTAAGGCGAGGTTATGACGTTGACCCTTTGGTTGGGCAATGCCATAGGGTTCCTTATCCGGTTGAAAGGAGCAGCCCTTCGCTGTTGAACCGCTTTCCGGATCGACAGGCCATTCCATCTTCTGATCTCAAGAGATCAGAGCCGATGTTGAGGGAAGCTGAGTCTCAGCCAGTCATCCTTGCTTGCCGAATCGATTCGATGTCGAATCCCATGACCTTCGTCAAATAAAAATAAGCACCCCAGGCAATGAGATTAAGCACAAGAGCCCAGATCAACAGCGTTCGTCTGGATTGTTTTGTTTCGTCGTTCACGCGTTATTTCCGGTTCAGAAGACACCAAGCACCATAGATTGCCAATCCCAGCAGAATCCATGGAAAGATGGCACGCAGCAGAGTTAAACCGATCACAACAACCACGAGCGTGATTGCGGAACGTCTCACCATGGCTTTGCTGCTGTCAGTCATGTACTGCCAGCGGGGGATCAGGGCCATAACAACAGGAACCTCGCAATGAGTTCTAGGTGACTTGGCCTCAGATTGCCAATCCGTCTCTTTAGGGGTCCGGTTTCCTTCCTTAGGCTGTCCTGAGCAGACAGAGTCTTTTCGCTGATTCCGAATCGGTATTGTCTGGCCACAGCACTGCAACGGCTTTGTGCTGGATCAAGCCCTCAGCAGTCATAGTCGAGATTAGATTTCTGCTCCCGTGTCGCGCCATCGGATTCCATCATCTGCGCTTCGTCGTAGGCCATTTCGCTATAAATCCTCGATGGTGACGAGTGTCTTTTCAAACGAAGAGCGGTGATGCGTTGTCCGAGAAGTTCGAATGACCATTTTGCCGCAGAAAGAACTTTTCCCATGACGCCGCTTTCATTCTCTGTCTATGTGATAGCTCACGTCGATTGATCGAGCACTAGAAAAAATACTTATTCTTTGATTTGTTGATTTAAAAGTTTAAGTTTAACCGACTGATGAATTGACCTCTTAATCGTCCACCCGGCTATTGGCGTTCTGTTGTAAAGCCTGTTGACGACGTGAGAATTCACAGCTCCGGCACTCCTGCATGTCTAAGCCAAAGAAATTCAAGGGTTTGACGTTGCCACAGCTGGAGCATTGCCGTCCCTCTGCTGGAGGAGCTTCAAACGCCATGGACGTATCCCACTCGTTCAATACATCACAAGATTAACGCGGCTTGTTGGCTTGTCTCCAACCGTTGTAACCGGCGGCCTCATTCGTCGTCGCGGTGATCAGAGGTGCTGAGCGATGCTCTTTGTCGCCTTGATCGGATCCGCCTTTGTCTGTGGGTCCCATGCTCTGTGCTGTGCTGAGGTTTGAAGGCTGCTCTGGTTTCTTTCCTGCCTGTTGCACTGGGGGCAGTCTCCTCTCAGGCTCGAGTGCATGTGACCGCAGTGCGCACAACAAATCAGTGCCATGGCTGTTGTTGCTGATGCACCACGCTGATCGTTCAGGATGCGCCAAGCATCGGTATTTGTTCCTAGTCCCTCTTAAACGGTGGAGTGATCAGGATCTGTCAAAGATCTTTTGCAGTGCAGTTCTCTCTTTTTGGAGTGTATTGGCCCTCATGGGTCGACCAAGTGGTCTGGGCTGTCGAGATCGGTTCAGAACAACCGTGCTGATCCACCAGACCTGAAGCCCGACAAACGCAATGGAGAGGAACGCCAGTTCAGTTGCTCCCTGCATCAGTAGTGTTTGCCGCGGTTTTGGATCGCATCTGTTTTAAAGCACTCCAGCTCTTCAGGGGTGTGCAACGGGGGCCTCTCCCGCTTGCCAGCCAATCGCAGAATCAGTTTCAGCAGCCGTTTCATCCTTCAGTTGTGAACCATCAAATGTTGTTTTGGCATGACGTCAGGGATCGGAACAGCAAAGATGATTGATGATTCGGTCAAGACAAACCGATGAGAACGTCCATGATTACACGAGGCGTACGAGAAGATAATGATTGATCAAGGGCGTTTTATCAGCTTGGTGCCAGTTTCAATCAACAATAAATAACATGTGAAAAACTCTGCCTGGACATCAGATATGAGAGCTGTTTTGCTTCATCCTTTGCTGAAACTCGTGACCAAATGGGCTGTTCGACTAAGGAACTCATTCTGCTTGTTGATGCATTCATTTGGGTGGCCGCTTGAGGTGTGAAACCATCAAGAGCCGATGGTTCTATCAGACACCCGGTTGATGTCGTCCATCCCCGCGCAGCTGCTGCTATTGCTTCAGATCAGATGGGGTGTGAGAGAGGCAGTAGGTCGTGACACCACCCACCAAATCGAGCAACCACGCCCGAAAGGGTCTCCCTCTCACGTCGAAACCATAGGTGTTCATTGAGCGTTCCGCATCCATCTGGTGAAGCCCAGGTATGACGGGACTGGAGTCTCAGAACCAATACTCAGACCGATTGGCGACGTGGCAGAACCCCAGTGATGATCACCACTTCCGATGCGAACACTCCCATGTCCCTACTCCAGACCAAGGCTGATGGAGCTATGGAGCTGTTCTCTCGATTTCAGGAGGGCCTCGACAACCCCTTCAACGTGAGGAAGCCAAGTTCGCTTTCGCTGCTTTCAAGGCTTCTTCACAGGCAGCTCTGTCGTCGTGATCGATTTCGCCTTGACTGCCGTTCAATCTGGCCTCAAGAAATGCGATCTCATCGATCCAGTAGTTCTTGTCCTTGTTTTGCTGATCAAACATTCGCTTGGAAGACTCCACTCCATCAACGATTTACGAATGTATTCCCTCCTGAGATGGAACGACTTCTCTGTTGTTTGTTGGACCTGGCTCGTCGGGTTGTGAAGTCACAATGTCAGGTGGCTTTCAATTTCGCCTCCTGTGAATCGTTGCTCCCATCAGCTGGAGGCTGATGTTGATGTTCAGCGTTTCACTTGATGCCATGAGCTTTTACCTGTCATGCGATCGACCCGTGTTCACGTTGCCTCAGCCCAACAGGTGCAACGCCACCAAGAATCCCATGGCTGTTTGAATTGCGTATTCCGAAAAACTCACAATCCCCAGTGGTGTTTTGCTGTTGCCGCCAATGCAGGCGCAGTTGAGAGCCAGCTTGTCCACGTAGACCGCTTTAAGCACAGAAGCCATTCCAGGGAGTCCCACAAGCAGCGCAACCCAACCAGCAAGTGGTGATGGAGGTGTCAGCAAAAATCCCAAGCCGATCAGCAGCTCAACACCTGGATAGATCCGTGCCCACAATTGCCAACGTTGGCTGATCAGATCGTATTTGATAAAGCTTGCGGCAAAGGCGTTCACATCCATCAGCTTCAGCATCGCCAGTGTGCAGATCGAAAAGCCCATGAAAAGACGCACCACATCGATGTTCAGGACCAGAGCCATCAGCAGCGTGGTGCCAAATACTGCTATCACAGGGACATAGGACGTGTCGGTGGGGTCTGGCTTCACACCCAGATGCTTGGCTAGATCGGTATAACCGCCAATTCGCTTCGTGCCAAAGAAGATTTGTGGTGTTGTGGCCACGTCATGTTTGATCTTGAAGTCATCAACGTCGTCCTGGGTTGTGAGACGGTGGTCTTCAAACTTGATCTGACGATCCTCAAGAAGCGCAATTGCCTTCAAGCCCCAGGGACATTCGTGCTCGGGTAGAGACATGCGGTAGATGTGTACATCGGTCAAAACATGTTCTGAGTTCATGGTTTGGTTTGCTGATGGTTGAAGACTCAAACAGTAGCTATCGCAAATCTGATTACAAGGCATGAAGGACTGGTAAAACTTTTCAACAGCATCCATGCGATTATCCACCAACTCAGCCCCTTCCTCATCATTTCAGAACAGCTCTTGTTCAGCCATCGTCAAGGGCTATCTCCAATCGCATCGGCAGGAACTCCTGCAGCTGAACTGGGTTGAATTGAAGACTTGACTGCTTCAGCAATTCCTGATGAATCGCTGTTTCGAACAGGAGTGTCTCCTGTTCTGTTGCGCCTTGCTTCTTTCCCTCTAGCCCGGGGCTGATTGCCCTCGCCGGCTTTTGGAGGAGGTGGATGACGCCGAGTCGTGGGACGCTTGATATCACACCCCAAAAACATCCTTTTACTATTTTAATAGTGGGATGCTTGGTTGGGGGGGGGGGGGGGGCGCAAAATCTTTGCGGATGCTAAAGATCTTATTCAGGGTTTGTGCCGCTGGCTAGACATTGCTAGAGCTTGATTTTCAACTTGAACAAAACAGGGAAATCTTTCGCCGTCATTGCTGGTACGGCTCTTTCTTGGACCATTTTCGGAGGAACGTTCATGGCGACTGAAGCCAGTGCCAAGCCTCATCATCACAGTTTGAATCTGATGTCGGTCAATAACAAGGCTGAACTTCAGCGGGCGATTTGCATGGACTCAGGTGCAACAACTAAGTTGCTCATCGCGAAAATGCATGTGATGAAGCATGCGAAAAGTGTCAAGTGCAAAAATGGATCTGCTGCGGTTCGGTTCCGAGAAGATAAGTCGGACCCTGGTCATGTTTTAGTGAATATTGATCCGCCGAAAGGCGGTAATAATGGTTTGGACTGTGACGGTAAAGCTGATCTAGGTTTGCACTTCATCGGTATTAATTGCTTGAATTCAAATCTTGAATCAGCCTCCCACAACTAGCCCCGCGTCATCAATGTGTGGCCAGGTTCAATCATCAGTTCTGCTCCCTGGTTCTTGCTTTGAGTGTTGTCCGTGTTGAGTCGCTTGACTCAGGCAGCAACGACATCATGTCCACGGCTGATGAGCAGCTTCGTGCCGCAGAAAACGGCGGGTCTCGAGCGGTGCTGGCCTCTCCAGCATCGCCTCGACATGTCTTTGGTCTGTGCCGTCGACGCCGTTGAAGCATGCTTCAGCCGAACCTGCTAAGGGTCTCTCCAATAGACCGATTCCATGAAACTCAATCTCAAGGAGCGTCTCCAGGGCCTGAAGCTGGTTGCTGGTCTGGCCAGCTCCCTCAACAATCCTGACTCTCTCGACAGTGTCTTCGCTGTAGCCGCAAGCTTGAACGACAGCCCCCTGAGTGATCAGATGGTGCGGCACCTCCTGGCCGATCCTCAGTTCAAGGCACTGGTCAACGATGGCTGGCGGCCGCAACCGATTGATCTTCATGAATTGCAGACCTTGCCACCGGCCAGTCTTGGTCGTGCTTATGCAGATCAACTCATACGTCAAGGCACACGCCAGACACCCTGATTGATCCGTCGCCAGTGACGAATGCCCAGGACTTTGCAGTGCACCGCTTCAGGGAAACCCACGACATCATCCACGTGCTTACGGGCTTCGGTATTGACGGTGTAGGTGAGCTCGGGTTGCAGGGTTTCAACTTGGCGCAAAATCGTTCACCACTTGCCGCGATGCTGATCTTCGGTGGCATCCTGAACAGCCTCCAGAAGGGTGAAGCTCTCGAGCCATTGCTGCAGGATTTGGCGCGTGGTTTCCAGATGGGTGTAAACGCCGACCTCGTCATCGCCAGCAAACATGAAGATGACTGGGAACGCGCTTTGTTGGAATGGAGGCAACAGTTGCGGTTGCCTGTGCATCCTGACCGTTAACGCCCACAGGTAACTAAAAAATTGATGTCTTGGATCAAGTGTTGATTCGTTTTGTGGTGATGAAAGTTGCTTGGTGTCATAGGTTCAGTCCTATGCATTCAGGATTTTCTCTGTGTTGTTGATGCTGTGCTCTCGTTTTAATGGCGATTTGG
It contains:
- a CDS encoding pectate lyase codes for the protein MKRPPSPDSEVDHSDADRPSEGLIRQKTLQNICGRTFVCFGFIVLGVSLYKFVSAFWLDVSPWPELQLGAAGLILVALGRVFQTSALLTSLLSEISPKAQARRSFLMLVLALSIMGCVVLLKVSVQDVYRYKRLLGEGGILEYLQALILFTSAWVSWLISKDLRKRFAMHLHAVVYGITSCLMLFVGLEEIAWGQILFGWKTPNSIAAVNAQNQTTLHNLELFQNHLDLNLFLVSVVALALVLWRPPIPLHKHKMNSKKTMPLNAFVIPKYFWPLLFCAAGLSYFVATESGTNLVINIDQEWAEFLLYLTAGLSLLRTYILLDEAPRHKSAMRTSPIQQSNERNQGAPNDQKLGE
- a CDS encoding MauE/DoxX family redox-associated membrane protein yields the protein MNSEHVLTDVHIYRMSLPEHECPWGLKAIALLEDRQIKFEDHRLTTQDDVDDFKIKHDVATTPQIFFGTKRIGGYTDLAKHLGVKPDPTDTSYVPVIAVFGTTLLMALVLNIDVVRLFMGFSICTLAMLKLMDVNAFAASFIKYDLISQRWQLWARIYPGVELLIGLGFLLTPPSPLAGWVALLVGLPGMASVLKAVYVDKLALNCACIGGNSKTPLGIVSFSEYAIQTAMGFLVALHLLG
- a CDS encoding Coq4 family protein, which encodes MTNAQDFAVHRFRETHDIIHVLTGFGIDGVGELGLQGFNLAQNRSPLAAMLIFGGILNSLQKGEALEPLLQDLARGFQMGVNADLVIASKHEDDWERALLEWRQQLRLPVHPDR